Proteins from a single region of Amyelois transitella isolate CPQ chromosome 31, ilAmyTran1.1, whole genome shotgun sequence:
- the LOC106130079 gene encoding zinc finger protein 808: MSKTPCRCCLIRPPDKDLKQIYKYLGRTEVYADMLKECFEIHLKLSDVERDSGICETCVTRLRDSYEFKQQVQQCQKEFQKTLTAGVDIKDEKAAIVKEEVTDPDDENDIFFMELKEEYSDYDMKDEDDKNLAEILGFSDVAAKKKKKKTSRKLDLKKSHDRKAKKMLTGPLKISLRALSEKLKSPVISDIRFLSENKKHKLNIENVLKYSNATPFSNKTLSGIVCAYCKETYKNPEDLRIHTQDTHKNSELNDNKRIDKNNLSIKMDITNLKCNICNTNVDVISNLKTHLVKEHDIKFYPDVYDYILEFKLTADDIMNCALCHSTFETFKMLLQHMNGHYRNYICDVCDLGFINKHRLKNHQRTHELGTFKCTFCDKVFSTRVRKVCHEKYTHNTSARYTTNCPHCDKSFTSYYQRNRHMFQEHNTAAASYKCNICDKSFILKSKLTSHIKKVHLMERNHICAECGQGFFIKQSLDEHMIKHNGERVYKCTVCHKAYARKKTLREHMRIHNNDRRFKCGVCGLAFVQKCSLKSHMLSNHGITLAEFESARADIISP, translated from the exons ATGAGTAAAACGCCGTGTCGATGCTGCCTTATCCGACCTCCAGACAAAGATCtgaagcaaatatacaaataccTCGGAAGAACCGAAGTTTACGCTGATATGCTAAAGGAATGCTTTGAAATTCAt CTTAAACTCAGTGATGTCGAACGTGACAGTGGTATATGTGAGACATGCGTCACTCGGCTACGAGACTCGTACGAGTTCAAGCAGCAAGTGCAACAGTGTCAGAAGGAGTTCCAGAAGACACTCACGGCTGGAGTTGACATCAAAG ATGAGAAGGCGGCTATTGTCAAAGAAGAGGTAACGGATCCCGATGACGAGAACGACATATTTTTCATgg aattaaaagaagaatactcAGATTACGACATGAAGGACGAGGACGATAAGAATCTGGCGGAGATACTGGGCTTCTCGGACGTCGCggcgaagaagaagaagaagaagaccaGCAGAAAGCTGGATCTGAAGAAGAGTCACG aTCGCAAAGCGAAGAAGATGCTGACGGGCCCTTTGAAAATATCTCTCAGGGCGCTCTCGGAGAAGTTGAAAAGTCCGGTCATTTCCGACATCCGCTTCCTCAGCGAGAACAAGAAGCACAAACTCAACATTGAAAACGTACTCAAATACTCAAATGCGACGCCATTTTCCAACAAAACTCTGTCGGGCATAGTCTGCGCGTACTGCAAAGAAACGTATAAGAACCCCGAAGACTTGCGCATTCACACACAAGACACTCACAAGAATTCAGAGCTGAACGACAACAAACGCATAGACAAGAACAACTTGTCGATAAAAATGGACATCACTAATCTAAAATGCAACATTTGTAACACGAATGTCGATGTTATATCGAATCTGAAAACACATTTGGTCAAGGAGCacgatataaaattttatccgGACGTATACGATTATATATTGGAATTCAAACTAACGGCCGACGACATAATGAATTGCGCATTGTGTCACTCCACGTTCGAAACGTTCAAAATGTTGTTACAACATATGAACGGCCATTATAGGAACTACATATGTGATGTTTGCGATCTGgggtttataaacaaacatagaCTTAAGAACCATCAAAGGACGCACGAGTTGGGGACATTCAAGTGTACGTTTTGCGATAAAGTTTTCAGTACACGCGTGAGGAAAGTGTGTCACGAGAAATACACGCATAACACGAGTGCCCGTTATACAACCAACTGTCCGCATTGCGACAAATCGTTCACGAGTTACTATCAGAGGAACAGACACATGTTTCAAGAGCACAACACCGCGGCCGCGTCTTACAAGTGCAATATATGTGATAAATCGTTCATTTTGAAGTCGAAATTGACGtctcatataaaaaaagtgcATTTAATGGAGCGTAATCATATCTGCGCGGAGTGCGGTCAGGGATTTTTCATTAAACAGTCTTTAGATGAACATATGATTAAGCATAACGGTGAGAGAGTGTATAAATGCACGGTGTGCCATAAAGCGTACGCTAGGAAGAAAACTCTGAGGGAGCATATGAGGATACATAATAATGACAGGCGTTTCAAATGTGGAGTTTGTGGGCTGGCGTTCGTTCAGAAGTGTAGCTTAAAGAGTCACATGCTGTCCAATCATGGGATTACTTTAGCGGAGTTCGAATCCGCTAGAGCTGATATAATTAGCCCGTAA
- the LOC106130077 gene encoding zinc finger protein 25, whose translation MESLNACRCCLSSGVHKDLFKSYIWLDKKEVYSEMLHECFNIVLRMTEHSSSAICEECIKLLRRSCSFKQLVLHNEQQLLKVATDVQISDEKPVDIKLEPPQNDDDSDDYFLSDAVSAKDEVVGNVKVEYEEPKKKTEKKKVSVKKSGKKETWQSQKIKTLVNRLTTSINSTDPPDKRKSSRAVKASKSKLTISRDNDSKINITWTATNNQHKIKHRENLMTILKYSNALPFKNKNLLGYQCGYCDSTYPDPLDLRSHTDSNHKMERLEYKANFDFEYNVKLDITDLVCTLCDERKDDLAKLKEHLMKTHEKIIHEDIKDHLQQFKLKKGEVYDCAMCSATYETFKMLKQHMNKHYRNYTCSNCDTSFATRRSLNAHRVTHQEGSFKCDHCEKVFSNKTKKHYHEKTKHLGNRSIANCPYCNESFRSYYQRNQHLIKVHNSETPYKCNVCDKEYALKSLLMYHIKKSHLMERNCQCTECGYRFFSKKALKAHMVKHTGERTFSCEVCHKSYARKYTLREHMRIHNNDRRFKCEVCGLSFVQKCSLKSHLLSNHGITMAACDITSVS comes from the exons ATGGAGTCTCTAAATGCTTGCCGCTGCTGTCTCTCTTCGGGCGTTCACAAAGACTTATTCAAAAGTTACATCTGGCTAGATAAAAAAGAAGTGTATTCTGAAATGCTGCACGAATGTTTTAACATAGTG CTGAGAATGACAGAACACAGCAGTAGCGCCATCTGTGAGGAGTGCATTAAGCTGCTCCGCCGGTCCTGCAGCTTCAAACAGCTCGTGCTGCACAACGAACAGCAGCTTCTGAAGGTGGCAACGGATGTACAAATTAGTG atGAAAAACCCGTTGACATCAAACTGGAGCCACCGCAGAATGACGATGACTCTGATGACTATTTCCTATCAGACGCAG TTTCAGCAAAGGATGAAGTCGTTGGAAACGTCAAGGTCGAATATGAAGAACCGAAGAAGAAGACGGAGAAGAAAAAAGTTTCCGTGAAGAAATCTGGAAAGAAAGAAACTTGGCAGTCGCagaaaatcaaaacattaGTCAACAGGCTCACCACTTCTATAA atTCGACGGACCCGCCAGACAAGAGGAAAAGCAGCAGGGCAGTCAAGGCCAGCAAGTCCAAATTGACCATATCTCGTGACAAtgacagtaaaataaatataacctgGACTGCGACCAACAATCAACACAAAATCAAACACCGAGAAAATCTTATGACTATATTAAAATACTCGAATGCTTTACCGTTCAAAAACAAGAATCTTTTGGGTTACCAGTGCGGATATTGCGACAGTACTTACCCAGATCCGTTGGATTTGAGAAGTCACACGGATTCTAATCATAAAATGGAGCGGCTCGAGTACAAGGCGAATTTCGACTTTGAATACAACGTGAAACTGGATATAACAGACTTGGTGTGCACGTTATGTGACGAGAGGAAAGACGATCTCGCCAAATTAAAAGAGCATTTAATGAAAACCCATGAGAAAATCATCCATGAAGATATTAAGGACCACTTGCAGCAGTTCAAGTTGAAGAAAGGCGAAGTGTACGACTGCGCTATGTGTTCAGCCACTTACGAGACTTTCAAGATGTTGAAACAACACATGAACAAACATTACAGGAACTACACGTGCAGCAATTGTGATACGTCATTTGCGACCAGAAGATCTTTGAACGCCCACCGAGTCACTCACCAGGAGGGCAGTTTCAAATGTGATCATTGCGAGAAAGTATTTTCCAACAAGACAAAAAAGCATTATCACGAGAAAACTAAACATTTGGGTAACCGCAGCATCGCTAACTGTCCGTACTGCAATGAGTCATTCCGGAGTTACTATCAGCGTAATCAACATTTGATCAAAGTGCACAATTCTGAAACTCCGTACAAGTGTAACGTTTGCGACAAGGAGTACGCGTTGAAATCTCTTCTGATGTATCATATAAAGAAGAGTCATTTGATGGAACGGAACTGTCAGTGTACGGAGTGTGGCTATAGGTTTTTCAGTAAGAAAGCGCTCAAAGCTCATATGGTGAAACATACCGGAGAGCGGACATTCTCATGTGAAGTGTGTCATAAGTCGTATGCCAGGAAATATACCTTGAGGGAACATATGCGAATACACAATAACGATAGGAGGTTTAAGTGTGAGGTCTGCGGGTTGTCGTTCGTGCAGAAATGCAGTCTGAAAAGCCATTTGCTGTCGAATCATGGTATCACAATGGCCGCTTGTGACATTACTTCTGTGTCGTAA